One Yimella lutea DNA window includes the following coding sequences:
- a CDS encoding GNAT family N-acetyltransferase: MSTIRAATDADWAQIWPFWRDIVQAGETYAFPFDLTSEQARGWWMEQPPGQTVVWVDDDGSESGAVLGSAKMGPNRPGNGSHIGTASFMVSPDARGRGVGRTLGEYVVQWHRDQGFHGIQFNAVVETNESAVKLWKSLGFDVIGTVPDAFRHPQQGLVGLHVMYLAL, from the coding sequence ATGAGCACCATCCGTGCGGCGACCGATGCCGACTGGGCTCAGATCTGGCCGTTCTGGAGGGACATCGTCCAGGCCGGCGAAACCTACGCCTTCCCCTTCGACCTGACCAGTGAGCAGGCTCGCGGTTGGTGGATGGAACAGCCGCCTGGGCAGACCGTTGTGTGGGTAGACGATGACGGCAGTGAGTCAGGCGCCGTGCTGGGCAGCGCGAAGATGGGCCCCAACCGGCCGGGCAACGGTTCCCACATAGGCACGGCCAGCTTCATGGTCTCGCCCGACGCCCGGGGCAGGGGCGTCGGCCGCACGCTGGGGGAGTACGTCGTGCAGTGGCACCGCGACCAGGGGTTCCACGGCATCCAGTTCAACGCGGTGGTCGAGACCAACGAATCCGCCGTCAAGCTGTGGAAGTCGTTGGGGTTCGACGTGATCGGCACTGTGCCTGACGCTTTCCGGCATCCGCAGCAGGGTCTCGTCGGCCTGCATGTGATGTACCTGGCGCTCTAG
- a CDS encoding sucrase ferredoxin yields the protein MSDVTQCSRQWDEAGLPAPGSASVAQFWVALEQNGPWGHDAIATAHLPEGIGPALERAISDAGGRLLLIRRPGRHVDTHDTSLSRFCFVAGGLADDPWLLEGSLGDPADLLRIDWRLHIAEGPDAVSQVVPLLEETRDVALLVCANSKRDQCCAVRGRPVAAHASEQHPGRVWECSHTGGHRFAPTAVMLPSGQTYARLTGQTALDAYDAERRREVAASLNSLSHNRGRSVLAPPAQAAEAAVRAESGELALDAFTVEEEDVDRMRVQHRNGRTWRVQVTSCAGPDLKDSCLKQPKPSNYWTVELLD from the coding sequence ATGAGTGACGTGACGCAGTGTTCGCGGCAGTGGGACGAAGCCGGGCTCCCGGCGCCGGGTTCGGCATCGGTGGCGCAGTTCTGGGTCGCGCTGGAACAGAACGGACCGTGGGGTCATGACGCCATCGCGACAGCTCATCTGCCGGAAGGTATCGGCCCTGCGCTCGAACGCGCGATCTCGGACGCCGGAGGTCGGCTGTTGCTCATCCGCCGACCGGGTCGACACGTCGACACCCACGACACTTCACTCTCACGATTCTGTTTCGTCGCAGGCGGATTGGCCGATGACCCGTGGCTGTTGGAAGGATCGCTGGGTGATCCGGCTGACCTGCTCCGTATCGATTGGCGCCTGCACATCGCCGAAGGTCCGGATGCTGTGAGCCAGGTGGTGCCGCTGCTGGAGGAGACACGCGACGTCGCCCTCCTGGTCTGCGCCAACAGTAAACGCGACCAGTGTTGTGCGGTACGGGGCCGACCGGTGGCGGCACACGCGTCCGAACAACACCCCGGACGCGTGTGGGAGTGCTCGCACACGGGCGGACACCGGTTCGCACCCACTGCGGTCATGCTTCCCTCCGGTCAGACCTACGCCCGACTGACCGGGCAGACGGCGCTCGACGCATACGACGCGGAACGCCGGCGCGAGGTGGCGGCCTCGCTGAATTCGTTGTCGCACAACCGGGGGCGCAGCGTGCTCGCACCACCCGCGCAGGCCGCCGAAGCCGCCGTCCGCGCCGAGAGCGGTGAACTCGCCCTGGACGCATTCACCGTCGAGGAGGAGGACGTCGACCGAATGCGGGTGCAGCACCGGAACGGGCGCACCTGGCGTGTGCAAGTCACCTCGTGCGCCGGGCCAGACCTCAAGGACTCGTGCCTGAAGCAGCCGAAACCGTCGAACTACTGGACCGTGGAGTTGCTCGACTAG
- the dinB gene encoding DNA polymerase IV encodes MFVSGEGVVEGPMLHADLDSFYASVEQRDDPRLRGRPVAVGGGIIMAASYEAKAYGVSTPMGERIARQLCPDLLVAPMRPKVYMEASRAVFEIFHDLTPNVEGISVDEAFLDVGGLARLVGSPSQVAALLRQRVRDEVGLPISVGVARTKYLAKIASAVSKPDGLLVVPRDGEEDFLYPLPIERLWGVGKKTSEKLHARGIRTIGQLAELELRSLSETVGKASGRHLFALAHFQDPRPVERGRRRRSIGSQRAFGPGRRSDAELDQILVGIVDRVMGRVRDGGRPGATITVRVRFGDYERVTRSRTLPRPTMATETVLRISRELLLGLRPLIADRGITLLGLTIGALDASGTTQLMLPFDAHQSGVLDTALDEVREKFGSGSVRRGVLVGSSDGFDVPMLSDGM; translated from the coding sequence ATGTTCGTGTCCGGTGAGGGAGTGGTCGAGGGGCCGATGCTGCACGCCGATCTCGACTCGTTCTACGCCTCCGTCGAGCAGCGCGACGACCCTCGGCTGCGTGGGCGTCCCGTCGCGGTCGGCGGTGGGATCATCATGGCGGCCTCCTATGAAGCCAAGGCGTACGGCGTCTCGACACCGATGGGCGAGCGCATCGCCCGCCAACTGTGTCCTGATCTGCTGGTCGCGCCGATGCGGCCGAAGGTCTACATGGAAGCCAGTCGGGCGGTTTTCGAGATCTTCCACGACCTCACGCCGAATGTCGAAGGAATTTCGGTCGACGAAGCGTTCCTGGACGTCGGCGGACTCGCCCGTCTGGTCGGTTCACCGTCCCAGGTCGCTGCGCTGCTGCGGCAGCGGGTGCGGGACGAGGTGGGGTTGCCGATCTCGGTCGGGGTAGCTCGCACGAAGTACCTCGCAAAGATCGCGAGCGCGGTCAGCAAGCCCGACGGCTTGCTGGTCGTTCCACGTGACGGCGAGGAGGATTTCCTGTACCCGCTCCCGATCGAACGGCTGTGGGGAGTCGGTAAGAAGACGTCGGAGAAGTTGCACGCCAGGGGAATTCGCACGATCGGTCAGCTCGCCGAGCTCGAGCTTCGGTCATTGTCCGAGACAGTCGGCAAGGCCTCGGGGCGACACCTGTTCGCACTGGCGCATTTCCAGGATCCGCGTCCGGTCGAGCGGGGTCGGCGTCGCCGATCGATCGGCTCGCAGCGGGCGTTCGGCCCCGGGCGGCGTAGTGACGCCGAACTCGACCAGATCCTCGTCGGCATCGTCGACCGGGTCATGGGTCGAGTCCGTGACGGTGGCCGACCAGGGGCGACAATCACCGTCCGGGTTCGGTTCGGCGACTACGAGCGGGTCACCAGATCACGCACGCTGCCTCGACCCACGATGGCCACCGAGACCGTGCTGCGGATCTCCCGTGAACTGTTGCTCGGGCTACGCCCGCTGATCGCTGACCGCGGAATCACGTTGCTGGGCTTGACGATCGGTGCTCTCGACGCAAGCGGCACCACGCAGTTGATGCTGCCCTTCGACGCCCACCAATCCGGTGTCCTCGACACTGCGTTGGACGAGGTGCGCGAGAAGTTCGGGTCGGGTTCGGTGCGGCGCGGTGTGTTGGTCGGCAGCTCGGACGGGTTCGACGTGCCGATGCTGTCCGACGGAATGTGA
- a CDS encoding SAV_6107 family HEPN domain-containing protein produces MSTVTSSPTPLATGVLDLIDRSRGCLLEACHQQDVIERYRCAQLAALRAAAALLAARSRRNARSGPRSVWEVVPTVAPELAEWAIYFTDTGRRGQIFDRGAQRPTVREADDLIRAGETFLGLVLRCLGLPMASVLGAGLDAAVAPSMAR; encoded by the coding sequence ATGTCCACCGTCACCAGCAGCCCGACCCCGCTCGCCACCGGGGTCCTCGATCTCATCGATCGCTCCCGCGGTTGCCTGCTCGAGGCCTGTCATCAACAGGACGTCATCGAGCGGTACCGCTGCGCACAGCTGGCCGCCTTGCGCGCAGCGGCTGCGTTACTGGCCGCGCGGAGCCGGCGCAACGCCAGGTCGGGTCCTCGGTCGGTGTGGGAGGTCGTCCCGACCGTCGCTCCCGAGCTCGCCGAGTGGGCGATCTACTTCACCGACACCGGACGCCGGGGGCAGATCTTCGATCGGGGAGCACAGCGACCCACCGTGCGCGAAGCCGACGATCTGATTCGCGCCGGTGAGACCTTCCTCGGGCTCGTGCTTCGCTGTCTGGGTCTGCCGATGGCATCCGTTCTGGGCGCCGGGCTCGACGCCGCGGTGGCTCCGTCGATGGCGCGGTGA
- a CDS encoding transposase produces MPESDAVKGSVVVTADQIGSRKGGDNVPAALDALAQLRLGRSSRRFARTAGDEIQGLVTDSAAVVSVIETLTRLGGWRIGIGIGDVDRPVPRDVRAANGPAFLAARDALNTARSAPQDLRVVGPPSCAEAEAVLWLLLSVWRRRTPAGWEACTVAADGRPQQQVAKSLGITASAVSQRLRSSGFAETQAGARLVERLLDRARAETVGGPG; encoded by the coding sequence ATGCCTGAATCGGACGCAGTGAAGGGTTCGGTCGTCGTCACGGCCGACCAGATCGGTAGTCGCAAGGGAGGCGACAACGTCCCGGCGGCGTTGGACGCCCTCGCGCAACTGCGGCTCGGACGAAGCTCGCGCCGATTCGCGCGTACAGCCGGTGACGAGATTCAGGGCTTGGTCACCGATTCGGCTGCGGTGGTGTCTGTCATCGAGACCCTCACGCGGCTCGGTGGCTGGCGTATAGGCATCGGTATCGGCGATGTCGACCGTCCTGTCCCGCGTGACGTCCGTGCCGCGAACGGTCCGGCCTTCCTCGCCGCCCGCGATGCGCTCAACACCGCGCGCAGCGCGCCGCAGGATCTACGCGTCGTGGGCCCTCCCTCATGCGCTGAAGCCGAAGCAGTGCTGTGGCTGTTGCTGAGTGTGTGGCGTCGCCGGACGCCGGCCGGCTGGGAAGCGTGCACCGTCGCCGCCGACGGTCGACCACAGCAGCAGGTTGCCAAGAGCCTGGGTATCACCGCTTCGGCGGTGAGCCAGCGGCTGCGATCGAGTGGGTTCGCCGAGACGCAGGCGGGGGCGCGGCTGGTCGAGCGACTGCTTGACCGGGCTCGCGCCGAGACTGTCGGTGGTCCCGGCTAG
- a CDS encoding DUF456 domain-containing protein, with the protein MEPVTLLAGALILIGILGLIVPVLPGLLVVEAGVLLWAWDNGSTTAWVIFGISVVIALIGWFLQYQIPNRSLRQAGVPGRSRLAGIVLATIGFFVIPYVGLFLGFIAGVYLAEQVRLRNPSAAWTSTKMALRAVLSSIGIELAAAVTVSLLWVGGLLLTR; encoded by the coding sequence GTGGAACCCGTGACTCTTCTGGCCGGCGCACTCATCCTCATCGGCATCCTCGGCCTCATCGTGCCGGTCCTGCCCGGCCTGCTCGTGGTCGAGGCCGGTGTCCTGCTGTGGGCCTGGGACAACGGATCGACGACCGCCTGGGTGATCTTCGGGATCAGTGTCGTGATCGCGCTGATCGGCTGGTTCCTGCAGTACCAGATCCCGAACAGGTCGCTGCGCCAGGCAGGCGTCCCCGGGCGGTCCCGCCTCGCGGGCATCGTGCTGGCCACGATCGGCTTCTTCGTGATCCCCTATGTGGGGCTCTTCCTCGGTTTCATCGCCGGCGTATACCTCGCCGAGCAGGTACGCCTGCGCAATCCCTCGGCAGCGTGGACCTCGACCAAGATGGCCTTAAGAGCGGTGCTGTCCAGCATCGGAATCGAACTCGCGGCAGCGGTCACTGTGTCATTGCTGTGGGTGGGCGGGCTACTTCTCACTCGCTGA
- a CDS encoding DUF7455 domain-containing protein — MATALAPTLTAADRCDRCGAQAFIRARLAGDMELLFCAHHGRSHLDKLQDVAEEVIDETDRLHAAQD, encoded by the coding sequence ATGGCCACTGCACTCGCACCTACGCTGACCGCCGCTGACCGCTGTGACCGATGCGGCGCTCAGGCATTCATCCGGGCCCGTCTTGCCGGCGACATGGAGCTGCTGTTCTGCGCCCACCACGGACGCAGCCACTTGGACAAGCTTCAGGACGTCGCCGAAGAAGTCATCGACGAGACCGACCGCCTGCACGCTGCTCAGGACTGA
- a CDS encoding DNA gyrase/topoisomerase IV subunit A has protein sequence MARRRKDDQPLEPDFVENIVDITVEDEMQTAFLEYAYSVIYSRALPDARDGLKPVQRRILFSMDELGLRPDRNHVKCSRVVGEVMGKYHPHGDTAIYDALVRMAQPWTMRLPLVDGHGNFGSLDQGPAASRYTEARPAPAALLMTASLDENTVDFVPNYDESEQQPAVLPAAFPNLLVNGASGIAVGMATNMPPHNLVEVIGAARHLITNPDCSLDDLMKFVPGPDLPMGGQIVGLEGIRDAYLTGRGSFRTRATVRVENVTPRKKGLVVTELPYLVGPEKVIEKIKDLHQGKKIQGISDVKDLSDRNKGLELVIEIKNGFNPDAVLEQLYKLTPMEESFGINNVALVDGQPRALGLKELLKVYVDFRIDVVRRRTEFRLAKKKDRLHLVEGLLIAILDIDEVIQVIRTSDDSAAARARLMQVFDLSEAQANYILDLQLRRLTKFSRIELEQEADELRKAIEELEAILGDEKVLNKLVSTELADVAKAHGTPRRTVLLESSGAPKQTATPLEVTDDPCWVLLSSSGLLARTTTADPLSDSGSRRNHDAIVGAVRTTVRGDFGVVTSSGRVTRLTALDLPTLVATNEAPALSGGAPLAAFVDLPAGEKVLTLISLDASAPPLAIGTANGVVKRVTTEYPNRDSFEVITLKDGDEVVGAAQPASDTAELTFVTSAAMLLHFPASGVRPQGRTGGGVAGIKLGAGAKAIWFGAVESADAVLVTVADSSGALPGTGGGSIKVTEFAAYPGKGRATGGVRCQRFLRGEDELVFAWAGRAPRAATGAGVAVDLPDADTRRDGSGVPLTGNLAAIAGSVADTATEPSDD, from the coding sequence ATGGCCCGCCGTCGTAAGGACGACCAACCGCTCGAACCCGACTTCGTCGAGAACATCGTCGACATCACGGTCGAGGACGAGATGCAGACGGCGTTCCTGGAGTACGCGTACTCGGTCATCTATTCCCGTGCTCTGCCGGACGCCCGCGACGGTCTGAAGCCGGTGCAGCGCCGGATCCTGTTCTCGATGGACGAGTTGGGTCTGCGTCCGGATCGCAATCACGTCAAGTGTTCGCGCGTCGTGGGCGAAGTCATGGGTAAGTACCACCCGCACGGCGACACCGCGATCTACGACGCGCTGGTGCGTATGGCCCAGCCATGGACGATGCGCCTTCCCCTGGTCGATGGCCACGGCAACTTCGGCTCGCTCGACCAGGGCCCCGCTGCGTCGCGGTACACCGAGGCCCGGCCGGCACCCGCCGCGCTGCTGATGACCGCGTCGCTGGACGAGAACACCGTCGACTTCGTACCCAACTACGACGAATCCGAGCAGCAGCCCGCCGTGCTGCCGGCGGCGTTCCCGAACCTGCTGGTCAACGGCGCCAGCGGTATCGCGGTCGGTATGGCCACCAACATGCCCCCGCACAACCTGGTCGAGGTCATCGGCGCCGCGCGGCACCTGATCACCAACCCCGACTGCTCGCTGGACGACCTGATGAAGTTCGTTCCGGGCCCGGACCTGCCGATGGGCGGCCAGATCGTCGGGCTCGAAGGCATCCGGGACGCCTACCTCACCGGACGCGGTTCGTTCCGTACTCGTGCGACGGTGCGGGTCGAGAATGTCACGCCGCGTAAGAAGGGTCTGGTCGTCACCGAACTGCCCTATCTGGTCGGTCCGGAGAAGGTCATCGAGAAGATCAAGGATCTGCACCAGGGCAAGAAGATCCAGGGCATCTCCGACGTCAAGGATCTGTCCGACCGCAACAAGGGCCTCGAACTCGTCATCGAGATCAAGAACGGCTTCAACCCGGACGCAGTGCTGGAGCAGTTGTACAAGTTGACCCCGATGGAGGAGTCGTTCGGCATCAACAACGTCGCGCTCGTCGACGGTCAGCCGCGCGCCCTCGGCCTGAAGGAACTTCTGAAGGTCTACGTCGACTTCCGCATCGACGTGGTGCGCCGCCGCACCGAGTTCCGGCTGGCGAAGAAGAAGGACCGTCTGCACCTGGTCGAGGGTCTGCTCATCGCGATCCTCGACATCGATGAGGTCATCCAGGTGATCCGCACCAGCGACGACTCCGCTGCCGCCCGCGCCCGGTTGATGCAGGTGTTCGATCTGTCCGAAGCGCAGGCCAACTACATCCTCGACCTCCAACTGCGCCGACTGACGAAGTTCTCCCGCATCGAGTTGGAGCAGGAGGCCGACGAACTGCGCAAGGCCATCGAGGAACTCGAGGCGATCCTTGGCGATGAGAAGGTGCTCAACAAGCTCGTCTCGACCGAACTCGCCGACGTCGCCAAGGCGCACGGCACTCCTCGCCGGACTGTGCTGCTTGAGTCCTCCGGAGCTCCGAAGCAGACGGCCACGCCGCTCGAGGTCACTGATGACCCGTGCTGGGTATTGCTGTCCTCCAGCGGACTGCTGGCTCGCACGACGACAGCGGATCCGTTGTCCGACAGCGGTTCTCGTAGAAATCATGATGCGATCGTCGGCGCAGTACGCACGACGGTCCGCGGCGACTTCGGCGTGGTGACCTCCTCCGGACGGGTCACCCGGCTGACCGCCCTCGACCTGCCGACCCTGGTCGCCACCAATGAGGCGCCGGCGTTGTCGGGCGGAGCCCCGCTCGCGGCGTTCGTCGATCTGCCCGCCGGGGAGAAGGTGCTCACGTTGATCAGCCTGGACGCTTCGGCTCCGCCGCTCGCGATCGGTACGGCGAACGGTGTGGTCAAGCGGGTCACCACCGAGTACCCGAACCGTGATTCGTTCGAGGTGATCACGCTCAAGGACGGCGATGAGGTGGTCGGTGCAGCTCAACCCGCTTCCGACACAGCCGAACTTACATTCGTGACGTCGGCGGCCATGCTCCTGCACTTCCCCGCGTCCGGCGTGCGGCCGCAGGGTCGCACCGGTGGTGGCGTGGCAGGCATCAAGCTCGGCGCCGGCGCAAAGGCGATCTGGTTCGGCGCCGTCGAATCGGCCGACGCGGTGCTGGTCACGGTTGCCGACTCCTCCGGTGCGCTGCCGGGCACCGGAGGCGGGTCGATCAAGGTCACCGAATTCGCCGCCTACCCCGGCAAGGGTCGGGCCACCGGCGGCGTCCGCTGCCAGCGTTTCCTGCGCGGTGAGGACGAGCTCGTCTTCGCCTGGGCCGGACGTGCACCACGCGCCGCAACCGGCGCAGGTGTCGCGGTCGACCTGCCGGACGCCGACACCCGCCGCGACGGCAGTGGCGTGCCCCTCACCGGCAACCTCGCTGCGATCGCCGGCTCGGTCGCAGACACCGCAACCGAACCGTCCGACGACTGA
- a CDS encoding DNA gyrase/topoisomerase IV subunit B produces the protein MVPRSTSSASEYNARHLQVLEGLEAVRKRPGMYIGSTDGRGLMHCLWEIIDNAVDEALGGHGDRIEVTLFADGSVQVSDHGRGIPVDIEPRTGLSGVEVVFTKLHAGGKFGGGSYTASGGLHGVGASVVNALSARLDVEVDRAGKTYGMSFRRGEPGTFAGDGPDAPFTPFEVGSELAVVGKAKRGVTGCRIRYWADDQIFLKNARFDYDGLLDRARQTSFLIPGLAIAIRDERGLPETSGADGPHEELFLHDGGISEFTEYLAADPAVTDVWRLQGESTFTETVPVLDDKGHMMPTEVERNCVVDIALRWGTGYDTKVKSFVNIIATPKGGTHVSGFEQSLLKVFRKQLEVNSRRLKVGNDKVEKDDILAGLTAVVTVRLAEPQFEGQTKEVLGTSAVRAIVSKVVEQELTANLTSGKRDLKTQSTQLLEKVVSEMKTRISARLHKETQRRKTALESSSLPSKLKDCRSTDSERTELFIVEGDSALGTGMAARNSEYQALLPIRGKILNVQKASVGDMLKNAECASIIQVVGGGSGRSFDPEMVRYGKVILMTDADVDGAHIRTLLLTLFFRYMRPLVEAGKVYAAVPPLHRIETSAQGRSKGEVIYTYSEAQMRKTMADLQKKGRHIKQPQRYKGLGEMDADQLAETTMEPRHRTLRRVTLADAEAAERMFDLLMGSEVAPRKDFIVDNAAGLDLERIDA, from the coding sequence GTGGTTCCTCGCAGTACATCGTCCGCCTCCGAATACAACGCTCGGCACCTGCAGGTGCTCGAAGGTCTCGAAGCGGTGCGCAAGCGTCCGGGCATGTACATCGGCTCGACCGATGGGCGCGGTCTCATGCACTGCCTGTGGGAGATCATCGACAACGCCGTCGACGAGGCGCTCGGCGGTCACGGCGATCGCATCGAGGTCACGTTGTTCGCCGACGGGTCGGTGCAGGTCAGCGACCACGGCCGAGGCATCCCGGTCGACATCGAACCGCGCACCGGACTCTCGGGTGTCGAGGTCGTGTTCACAAAGCTGCACGCGGGTGGCAAGTTCGGCGGAGGCTCCTACACCGCCTCCGGTGGCCTGCACGGCGTCGGCGCATCGGTCGTCAACGCGCTCTCGGCGCGACTCGACGTCGAGGTCGACCGGGCGGGAAAGACGTACGGGATGAGCTTCCGCCGCGGCGAACCCGGCACGTTCGCCGGCGACGGCCCGGACGCGCCGTTCACTCCGTTCGAGGTGGGCAGCGAACTCGCGGTCGTGGGCAAGGCCAAGCGTGGGGTCACCGGTTGCCGCATCCGTTACTGGGCCGACGACCAGATCTTCCTCAAGAACGCACGGTTCGACTACGACGGTCTGCTGGATCGTGCACGCCAGACCTCGTTCCTGATTCCCGGTCTGGCGATCGCCATCCGCGACGAACGCGGTCTGCCAGAGACTTCCGGTGCCGATGGTCCCCACGAAGAGTTGTTCCTGCACGACGGTGGCATCAGTGAGTTCACCGAGTACCTCGCCGCCGACCCTGCGGTCACCGACGTGTGGCGCTTGCAGGGTGAGAGCACGTTCACCGAGACGGTGCCGGTGCTGGACGACAAGGGCCACATGATGCCGACCGAGGTCGAGCGCAACTGCGTCGTCGACATCGCGCTGAGGTGGGGCACGGGCTACGACACGAAGGTGAAGTCGTTCGTCAACATCATCGCGACGCCCAAGGGCGGCACCCACGTCAGCGGGTTCGAGCAGTCGCTGCTCAAGGTCTTCCGCAAGCAGTTGGAGGTCAACTCACGTCGGCTGAAGGTCGGCAACGACAAGGTCGAGAAGGACGACATCCTGGCGGGACTCACCGCCGTCGTCACCGTCCGGCTGGCGGAGCCGCAGTTCGAGGGGCAGACCAAGGAGGTGCTGGGCACCTCGGCGGTGCGGGCCATCGTCAGCAAGGTCGTCGAACAGGAACTCACCGCCAACCTCACCTCGGGCAAGCGTGACTTGAAGACCCAGTCGACCCAGCTGCTGGAGAAGGTCGTGTCGGAGATGAAGACGCGCATCAGCGCGCGTCTTCACAAGGAAACCCAGCGCCGCAAGACAGCGCTCGAATCCTCTTCTCTGCCATCGAAATTGAAGGACTGTCGCTCAACCGACTCCGAGCGCACCGAGCTGTTCATCGTCGAGGGAGACTCCGCGCTCGGCACCGGCATGGCGGCCCGTAACTCCGAATATCAGGCGTTGCTGCCGATCCGCGGCAAGATCCTCAACGTGCAGAAGGCGTCCGTGGGCGACATGCTCAAGAACGCCGAGTGCGCCTCGATCATCCAGGTCGTCGGTGGTGGTTCAGGTCGTTCCTTCGACCCGGAGATGGTGCGTTACGGCAAGGTCATCCTGATGACCGACGCGGACGTCGACGGTGCGCACATCCGCACCTTGCTGCTGACGTTGTTCTTCCGGTACATGCGTCCGTTGGTCGAGGCCGGCAAGGTGTACGCCGCCGTGCCTCCGCTGCACCGCATCGAGACCAGTGCGCAGGGCCGCAGCAAGGGCGAGGTGATCTACACCTACTCCGAGGCGCAGATGCGCAAGACGATGGCCGACCTGCAGAAGAAAGGCCGTCACATCAAGCAGCCGCAGCGCTACAAGGGGTTGGGCGAGATGGACGCCGACCAGCTGGCCGAGACGACGATGGAGCCGCGCCATCGCACACTGCGCCGGGTCACACTCGCCGACGCCGAGGCCGCCGAGCGGATGTTCGATCTGCTGATGGGCTCGGAGGTCGCGCCCCGCAAGGACTTCATCGTCGACAACGCGGCGGGCCTCGATCTCGAGCGCATCGACGCCTGA
- a CDS encoding HhH-GPD-type base excision DNA repair protein encodes MVKLQIAQDVEADELLSSDPFALLVGMLLDQQYPMEHAFRGPAKIASRLGTIDPRVIAAQEPEQFADLASTPPAIHRYGRSMAGRVQQLAQVVVAEYDGDASKIWSTAGDTKELLKRLKALPGYGDQKARIFAALLAKRLDVRSHGWREVIGPYAEEGSFRSVADVVDGESLQKVRDFKKQTKAAAKAKAAEQSS; translated from the coding sequence ATGGTGAAGCTGCAGATCGCCCAGGATGTCGAAGCCGACGAGTTGCTCTCCAGTGATCCGTTCGCGCTGTTGGTCGGAATGCTGCTGGATCAGCAGTATCCGATGGAGCACGCCTTCCGTGGTCCGGCCAAGATCGCGTCCCGCCTCGGCACGATCGACCCGAGAGTGATAGCCGCGCAGGAGCCCGAGCAGTTCGCCGACCTTGCCTCCACCCCTCCGGCGATCCATCGGTACGGCCGTTCGATGGCCGGTCGCGTGCAGCAGCTGGCTCAGGTCGTCGTCGCCGAGTACGACGGCGACGCGTCGAAGATCTGGTCGACTGCCGGCGACACCAAGGAACTGCTCAAACGATTGAAGGCTCTGCCGGGCTACGGCGACCAGAAGGCCCGCATCTTCGCCGCCCTGCTGGCCAAGCGGCTCGACGTCCGGTCGCACGGCTGGCGTGAGGTGATCGGACCCTACGCAGAGGAAGGGAGCTTCCGGTCGGTGGCGGACGTCGTCGACGGTGAGTCGCTGCAGAAGGTGCGCGACTTCAAGAAGCAGACCAAAGCCGCGGCCAAGGCGAAGGCGGCCGAGCAGTCGAGCTGA
- a CDS encoding DinB family protein, which translates to MTDNRFEAPMAGDEVATVLGFLQYLRDTFRWKIEGLDDEQLQQPLAPSTMTLAGMTTHLAFVENYWFTYVFEGKRPLEMFADNDWDAAPDYDWEMAAGMSPDQRTELLSRMQQESDSVVDAALTSGGLDLTAQNPGQDDRVSLRWILVHLVEEYARHNGHADLLREAIDGQVGE; encoded by the coding sequence GTGACCGACAATCGATTCGAAGCTCCCATGGCCGGCGACGAGGTTGCCACCGTCCTCGGCTTCCTTCAGTACCTGCGCGACACTTTCCGATGGAAGATCGAGGGACTCGACGACGAGCAATTGCAACAGCCCCTCGCGCCGTCCACCATGACGCTCGCTGGGATGACCACGCACCTGGCGTTCGTCGAGAACTACTGGTTCACCTACGTATTCGAGGGCAAGCGTCCACTCGAAATGTTCGCCGACAACGATTGGGACGCGGCTCCGGACTACGACTGGGAGATGGCTGCCGGCATGTCACCGGACCAACGCACCGAGTTGCTGAGCCGGATGCAGCAAGAGTCAGACTCCGTCGTCGATGCAGCGCTCACCAGCGGCGGACTCGACCTCACTGCGCAGAACCCGGGCCAGGACGATCGGGTCAGCTTGCGGTGGATCCTGGTGCACCTGGTCGAGGAGTACGCGCGGCACAACGGCCATGCCGATCTACTCCGCGAGGCGATCGACGGACAGGTCGGCGAATGA
- a CDS encoding DUF3040 domain-containing protein, with protein sequence MPLSEHEQRMLEQMERALSEEDPKFASQMRAVTSPRRGRLMIAAFGMMMGLAVAVVGVMNNLIWLGVVGFVVMVAVAAWAFNGSGSAANLGTVQDDGTVRPAEPRGHRPRGGRGRGVSVSRPGKQRSSGSFMQRLEARWEKRRREQW encoded by the coding sequence GTGCCGCTGTCGGAGCACGAGCAACGCATGCTCGAGCAGATGGAACGCGCGTTGTCCGAAGAGGACCCGAAGTTCGCCTCCCAGATGCGTGCGGTCACCAGCCCGCGACGCGGACGCCTGATGATCGCCGCGTTCGGGATGATGATGGGCCTCGCGGTCGCCGTCGTCGGGGTGATGAACAACCTCATCTGGCTCGGCGTCGTGGGCTTCGTGGTGATGGTGGCTGTCGCGGCATGGGCCTTCAACGGCTCTGGTTCGGCCGCGAACCTCGGCACCGTGCAGGACGACGGCACCGTTCGTCCGGCTGAACCCCGCGGGCACCGTCCGCGCGGTGGGCGAGGTCGCGGCGTGAGCGTGAGTCGCCCGGGCAAGCAGCGATCCTCCGGTTCATTCATGCAGCGGCTCGAGGCGCGCTGGGAGAAGCGTCGTCGAGAGCAGTGGTGA